A region of the Procambarus clarkii isolate CNS0578487 chromosome 29, FALCON_Pclarkii_2.0, whole genome shotgun sequence genome:
TTGTCAAAATGCATCACATGGAATCCAAACAATTTGAAGGTGCCTTCAAGGCGTTCTTTATCAATATCTGATCCATGGCGGTCAGAAAGAGGGATCTATGAAAGAAAAATTATACACTGTAAATACCGCGAGAGCATAATGCCAATGAAAATAATGTACAGCATGTGTAATATTTGTCATTCTAAATAAATCTAATTTGCTGTGCATATTTTGAAGAAAGTGTTATCCAAATTATTATCTTAAGTGGTTATGTACATGACTGTACAGCGTGTCTGACAATACTTAAAagagaaaaaaagggggaggggggatgatgAATAGATTGTAGTGAATAATAGAAAACAATGATCCAACTTGAAACTAAGAAAACAAATTCAACTTGATGCTTGTAAAAATGTTTATTACCCATTAAAAGAAAGCAATTTAACTTTCTATTCAACCACACACAAAGCACAAGTTGCCTGTACAATGTTTTGGCTTATCCCAAGTTCTTCAACAACAGGAGAAAAATATACTACTCTTGAGACTGGATAGTTCTTTACCAATCTAGGGATGGAATACCGAATAGTTCTTTCATTTGGCTGTTTATCCTATCTAAAgttttatttatattaaataatgccAGTACACTGCAATGTTCACCATTATGAAGCCTCAACAGTAAACACTGCTTCCAAAGTCACATACAAAAGTCCTATTTATTTACTTACATTGTCATTCATTTCTCTAGGCTTCATGAAGGTCTTTATATTGATGATGATGCAGAGTCCATGAGGGTAGCATGTGGGCAAGGGGTAATAGTTGCTTTCGTTTATCTGCGACGTTTGCGACGAAAGGGATGGAGTGCGTGAGACTCCTGAAGTATATGGTATGTCAGTTGAAGTAAGAGGTTAGTAAATTTATAATGCTTTCTACCTATATCACCTACCCACAGTGCATGTTCTCTGCCTTTACTACCTGTCCATATTCTGCATATTCTTCTTTACCACCTATCCACATTCCAAATAGACTCTACAGATATAGTGAAGAAGATTTACAGTCTCTCTTCTTCGAGATGCATTAACAAAATAATTTAAGGGACACAATCATTAATTACTATACATCATTCTATCCATGTACTGTATCTAAATTTTAATAAATTTATCATATATTCCCTATATAATTTCCAAATATCATTCTTATTTTTCATATGACTAGCAAAACTCAAACATAAGCTATTCATTCCTGCTTCTGAtattgttcttatttttcaaaTTAAGTTGCAAAACATGTCATTTTCACCGACACGTTCTAGTGACATGGTCACTAAGCTGCATACTGAACCTCATCTCAATATCTCCATTCACTTAACTTTGTGTTTGTTATTACTACTCTTTTAATACTTACCCTTTGCACCTCTCTATCTTATCATCTCACAATAATTCTCAAACATCACCCTATTCAATGGTATTCTGTTCCTCATTAATTGATCGTTAAAGAAATTTTAACATTATTACCATGCTACATAGTCACCGCAAAGTATCAACTTCAAATATTCTTGTGTACATTTTTTAAGATTAAAATATCACAAAAAGAAATCACAACAAATTGATAATCTTACTGATAATGAAGGGATGCAAATAAGAAGCCAGAGTCTCCCTGTCCTCTTCTAACAATGCTTCAAAGAGTTCTGTAATGAGTGTTTCATAATTGCCACTGTTGAGGTTGCGTACAAATGTTTCTTCTAAGGGCCTTCCCATTTCAGGACAATACCACCCCATCAGTCTGAAACACCAAAGAATATAAATACTCTAAAACTATGATACTCAGCAATATACAGTAGATATCTTGGATTGCTCATACTGGAGTCATAATTTCTGAGCACAAGAACATAAACCTACAATGAACTAATGATATCTTGATTATGTGGCATAATTGATTTCAgattcatatttttttgtaataaaattaatgtgttttattAGTGTAAACATAATAGAATtgcataatttgttttatgtttATGATCCTATACCAATTCAGATAAGATAAAATAACTCATTTACACTGATATCTAACTTAGATAATCCAGTCATAACCTACCATAACCAAAAAGAATTCCTTTTGGTGCATCCAGACTTCCACTACAAGACATCACTGTATTTGCTTTCCAGTGATCTATCTTTCTGCTTACATTTTTCTACCAACATCCATGATGCCAGTTTCCTCTGGAAGTTCTAATTCCTCGAGAGGACTTCCCTATTCCCTCTGGTGCAGTGGACCCATTCTCTAttgaaataataatataataataattcattgttggggacaggaagccagagtgtattcatacatgttttagcttttatcgaggtcccccccactcccaaggccgaattactgaccccgccctggatgcaaccccacaacctgACTAACTCTTGAGTACCTActcactactaggtgaacagtggcattaggtgaaaggaaatgttcctaaccatttctgtctcgcctgggattcgaacccggaattgttgattgtgcgtcgagaacgaacctgactgtactaccgggaatgTGAAATGTGAGAAACTAAAGGAGCTTAAAATATAGGCGGAAGAATTCCACATATTGATTAAACAGTAAATATTGATTCATACTAAAGGAAGCATGAATATGTAAAAAAAATTAAGATATCAATCACGTAAAAATAGGAAAGCAAGAGAAAGACAGAATGGCACATGTTAAGGAAAATAAAGCGAAAATGGGAACACAAGTACAGAACAGATTATGTACAAAGCATTACAAAGTGACACTTGATATGGCACTATAATTAATCCCAAAGaactcttttgataattacttacttaatgcCAAAGAAATAAACCTTTCATAGGAAAAAATCAAAGCTTTTAGCATTCTTATTGGTAGCACATCCCAATACAACTTGGATCAATCAGCATTCTACCTTCTGATATTCCTTTTAGAAACATTTATAACACTATAATTACCTCTTGTGTACAAGTTCATCAGCTTGTTCTTGGGCCATTCCAGCAAACACACAATATAAAGCCTTGCGATCATTAGCAACATGGTTTAACGTTTTAAAAATCTGAAATATACATAAAAACTATGAGCAACAGATCACAATGAGAACAATTTCTAATACTATTTCTGAGCATAAGTACTTTTGTCACAGATGAGGTATAAGAATCCTCTGCAGTTTACAAGAAATTGCTTTCATTTAAGCAGGAAAACAGGGAAATGACACCACAGGGACTACTGGGTCTGTGCAGGGAGTCACTAGAGGAAGTATTAATTAAACTAGCTAAGTAATTTTAGCTAAAAAAAATCTTCAATTTTTATTTAGCTCCAGCCCTACCAAATCTCAGTGATAGTAAGTGGATGCTCACCATTGGTCGGTTGTGAATCACCCAACAATCAATTCCAGCTAGCACACACTTCTCCCtgataccaccaggaagcagcaccAACTCTGCCTAACATCAAAAACTAGCCTTgagccccccccccttgtacaTCCTGATTCCACTTCATCAGTTTACAAATACAGACCGATTCCTAAATAAGTGATGATATCAGAACATTAAATATAGCAACTAGAGTGATGGGATTTACAACATGAAGAATCAACAGAAACACGAATACAGCATCATCCTTCAGTTCTGGTTGAAATACTCCAAAGTGAGCAGACTTTTTAGGATATAAAGAGAAGGATGACAAAGCTGATACCTGTATCAGGAACCTTTCCTTCAAGAAAAACTTTGTCTCAGTCTGCTCTTACTGGAAGGAGACATGATTGGGGAAGTCAGAACAAGAAATAATGAGTCTAAGTTGGAgaattatttttataaatatatagagaTGTACTGGGCTAGGAAAGGAGTTGTGAATGAGTGGAATTCGCCTCCAGCAAGCATTGTAGAGACAAAGAGTTTAACAGATTCCAAGAAGAAATAATGTAGGCAAGGGGTCGATTTAAATGGGACTCGGCTAATACGAGCTCACACCCCTACTGCATTGCTTCCTAATTTTTATGTTCTTGTGTACTTCAGCATTTTTCTTCTAATAAACTAGAGTTTCTGTTGCTGTGAAAAATAGAACTGAAAATTTGCATATACTGTACTTACAGAAttgataatcatactgtattatgAAATGTAAATTATTACACAAAATCATATAAAAAGAATGAGCATCAGCAGTATAACTTATTAAAATAAAGATGATGAGCATATTCATTTCACAGAATATAGATTCAGTAACTTACTTTGTGTATATTGTGGTCAACACTGAGGCCCAACTGGCTCTCAAGTATATCATAGCGACCAATGATGTAGAATGCCTCCATAACATGCTCCAGGTGGCCGAAAGTTTGGCGTACAGTATTAACCACTTGTTCTAACGCTTCCTAGAAATGCAAATATAGTATCTTGAGAAATTATAGAAATATTCATAATCACCTAACATTAAAAACTGCCCCAAATGTATTCTGTACGTCATAAGTGCTTCCTGATAATTCTCAAAGTAATAAAGCATGCAGACAACAAGTCACAATAACATTGCTGGGAATTAAGACAACCAATCCACAAATTCGAAAATAAAAGAATTGACTACTTTTGGTCCTTCCTGAATCATTATCAAGTTGTGATGATGATCCAAGATGGACCGATATGTTGTCTATTCCTatattttcagatttgtgggttgggtgtctaatgCAGCATGTTTTCTTATCATTCTAAAAGTTACACAACTTACAAAAAAGTTACACAAAAAACTTAGGTGTTAACTGTACCAATGATTACCCCTTACCTTGGCTCGTCCATCGCATATGTATTGACAGTATTTGAATCCTTGTCTTGTCAAGTACTCAATATCTAGTACCAAGAAGGTGACACTGATGGCCTCATATTCATCAAGATCTGCTAATATTGTGTTGGCTTGAGAACTGAAAACGTTTTATGAATATTATTTAGCAGCAAATAACTTACTTTCAAAAATACAGGTTTCTATACACAGTATAGTAAGCTTAAACCtaaatgcaatattttgtttCAAGCACCGACAACACTCCGAACAACATAACTACAAGATGCTAGACCATTGTACAGCCAAATCACTTTAATTTTATCAGGAAAAATGTGCCACTTACACAATACTGCAAAAATGAAACTACACCTTACATTTTGCATGTTATTAATAGTAATATAATAAGTTAAACTAAATATAAATCATGAAGAAAAACAGAATTCAGACTTTCCAGTCAAAGTTTGAATATTTAAACCAATCACTTCACTGATATAAGCATAAGTTATACATTGTCTTGAAAGCAAATCTGTAACCAAAGAAAGCATCTCTCAAGACTTAAAAAATGACACTCTTTAAAAAGGGAAGCTGAACTGCGTATGAAAATTACCGCCCAATCAGATCAACATCCACAAGCTAATAAAAAGAATCCTGAGAAATGTTGTCATATGACATTTAATGCACTGTACATGggttttcaaaggatttttgttataaagGTCCACATGGAAGATCAGTGCTAAATATAAAATCTTACTATATCATATACAAAATAGTAGCATGAATAAAATAAGGTTGATGAACAAAAACTATTAGTTATTCTAAGAGCAGAATTGGTGTTTGAAAAGAAATTTGAGTAAAGATATCACAATACCCTACCCTATTTTAAATATAGTATATGCCACTGACTTAACAAAgttacatcatcaaatttgcaaatGGTACCCATATTCATTGTAGCAAAATACAAGATTCATTATGGGCACAACAATCCACAGACACAATAGTCCAAAAACTGCTCTGATCTTTGTGGAAATGTAATAAGATCTAAAAGTCAAAATGTACCAATTTCCAAAAGTGACAGAACAAGATGCCAACCAATTAACAGGAATTATGAAATACCTATAAAATACATACACAAAAAATTATTATCCAGCTCTACAAAACCCCTTGCATGCCTCATTTTTAAACCTGTCCTGTTGTTTAATTAATACAGTACTTAGCATTTTAAATGAAATTGACCAATACATCAAACTGTGGagttttaattaaaattaaatcaCCATAATATTGACATTTTCTGAGCATGAGCCTCAATAGGTTAAGGGGATTCCTTAAATACAAAAGTGTCTGGTTGGACAAAACAATTTAATTGCTCTTTATTGTGTAAAGTCAAGAGAACGGGTTATATCTTCAGCACTATTCAATGATGGAATCTATTAATTTAAAAAGGAAACACAGAATTAAGCCATATTTGAATAACAGTATAGGCTGCAGGTAAAAAACTAACAATTTTTCAAACAAGGCATAGCATGGCAAATCTCAACCCAATTTTTAAAATACGGGTACTGTTATGGAAATGAGAACTTTAACCTAGATCATTTCATATTATTGTTACAGGGTAAAAAAACTTAAACAAGGATCATATCTTCAAGATGGCTGATGCTATACAAATAGGTCATAATTTCAAGCTTACAGAATATGTGATTCTATAAAGAGAACAATCCGCTTGCCCATGAAAAAACACACTAGATGGGAAGGAAGTTTCCCTCACAAGATGGAGGCTTTGTATCTCCAAAAAAATGGCTAGATATAATTGATAAACTATTATAGGTACATTTAGTTCTGCCTAAAATCCACACTTCAATGAAATACACATTTAATTGTATATATGGCTACACTTGCTAGTTTCTGTGAtaaatcattcaaaaacaatgtgGGAAAATACTGTAGCTCAAAAATCTACCACTAGAAGCCTACATGATTCAGTAAAAATAATAACCTTCTTTACATCTCCATATATAGATGTTGAAAGTTTCATGGTGATACACAAAGGCATTCTCCAAGCATCATATATCATTAAAATCATAAGGTATTCTTACAAGATAAACCTAATTCTTGCCAAAATTGAAAAGCAAGGCTCAAAATATAGAACAGTATAATCACTACAAACAAAAATTAAGTCATACTTTAATTTAACCTGTGCCAATAAAAATTGATCGGAGATATCTGGACTGCAACTTGCTGGCCCCAAGCATGTTGAATCTCTCACCATCGACATAACTCATGTGTGATTCAGCAGACTATGTCTGTGAGGAAAATGAAAGAGGAAAGATTAATAAATCAAAATAAAGTTAGGTTgaattttgttatatatttttaaactgttctctcaTAAATTAAAACCATGATAATTTTTAAGAAATGCATCAAGCTAAAATAAAATTCAACAATTATGTCATGATtactaaaacagaacttctatgaCAGCAATTTATAAACTTTAATGTaattaaataaaacaaaacaaaaattcagTGAT
Encoded here:
- the LOC123765010 gene encoding uncharacterized protein — protein: MSMVRDSTCLGPASCSPDISDQFLLAQVKLNSQANTILADLDEYEAISVTFLVLDIEYLTRQGFKYCQYICDGRAKEALEQVVNTVRQTFGHLEHVMEAFYIIGRYDILESQLGLSVDHNIHKIFKTLNHVANDRKALYCVFAGMAQEQADELVHKRLMGWYCPEMGRPLEETFVRNLNSGNYETLITELFEALLEEDRETLASYLHPFIIRVSRTPSLSSQTSQINESNYYPLPTCYPHGLCIIINIKTFMKPREMNDNIPLSDRHGSDIDKERLEGTFKLFGFHVMHFDNPDYDKIHQFFKNLRVNPRLAVVSCLAVCIMTHGDEQDQLYLHDRSCISITDIRKLCFSQALLNKPRLYFVQACRGEQALRPILLQQDTCTVTHVESDCLISAATVKGYSAVRSQTEGSWYITDLCHAMQEYGHILPIKNVLQKTRHSLKSRMGSMNNTYVTQLSEDKDTLTKDVQLVRADEEYFLDGILDLARLELMEKLLQEAVEEALGELEGSGQFACFSKNFSRVCIS